A genomic stretch from Vibrio coralliilyticus includes:
- the rsmA gene encoding 16S rRNA (adenine(1518)-N(6)/adenine(1519)-N(6))-dimethyltransferase RsmA has translation MRNDVHLGHKARKRFGQNFLNDPYIIDGIVSAINPKPGQNLVEIGPGLGAITEPVGKEVDKFTVIELDRDLAERLRTHPDLAEKLTIHEGDAMRFDFTQLVKPNNKLRIFGNLPYNISTPLMFHLFEYHRDIQDMHFMLQKEVVNRLAAGPGTKAYGRLTVMAQYYCKVVPVLEVPPTAFVPPPKVDSAVVRLVPYETLPYPATSLNWLDRVCREGFNQRRKTVRNCYKSLVNAEILEQLGINPGMRPENLTLEQFVDLANWLDANHK, from the coding sequence CAAAACTTCTTAAACGATCCATACATTATCGATGGGATTGTCTCTGCGATTAATCCTAAGCCAGGTCAAAACTTGGTGGAAATCGGTCCTGGTTTAGGCGCAATTACTGAGCCGGTCGGTAAAGAAGTCGATAAGTTCACCGTGATTGAACTTGACAGAGATCTAGCCGAACGCTTAAGAACTCATCCAGATCTTGCCGAGAAGCTAACCATTCATGAAGGCGATGCAATGCGCTTTGACTTCACGCAGCTGGTTAAGCCTAACAATAAGTTACGCATTTTTGGTAACCTGCCTTACAACATCTCGACACCGTTGATGTTCCACCTGTTTGAATATCACAGAGATATTCAAGATATGCACTTTATGCTGCAAAAAGAAGTAGTCAATCGTCTAGCAGCCGGACCAGGGACGAAAGCCTACGGTCGTTTAACGGTAATGGCGCAGTACTACTGTAAAGTGGTTCCAGTACTAGAAGTCCCTCCAACCGCATTTGTTCCACCGCCAAAAGTTGATTCCGCTGTTGTTCGCCTTGTTCCTTACGAGACGCTACCTTATCCAGCAACAAGTCTTAACTGGTTGGATCGCGTGTGTCGAGAAGGTTTTAACCAAAGACGTAAAACCGTTCGTAACTGTTATAAATCTCTGGTCAACGCTGAAATTCTAGAGCAACTGGGGATCAATCCTGGTATGCGTCCTGAAAACCTTACTCTAGAGCAATTCGTTGACTTAGCTAACTGGTTAGACGCAAACCACAAATAA
- the apaG gene encoding Co2+/Mg2+ efflux protein ApaG — MEANPCIKVQVHTKYISEQSQPDSKRYVFAYVITIKNLSNQTVQLISRRWLITDANGKQMTVEGDGVVGQQPFIPGSDEYTYSSGTALETPVGVMQGQYILLDEKGQEFVTEIEPFRLALPNILN, encoded by the coding sequence ATGGAAGCCAACCCTTGTATTAAAGTCCAAGTTCATACCAAATACATTTCAGAACAGTCCCAACCTGATTCAAAGCGTTATGTCTTCGCCTACGTTATTACCATTAAAAACCTGAGTAACCAAACTGTCCAGCTCATCAGTCGGCGGTGGTTAATCACTGATGCTAATGGCAAACAAATGACGGTTGAAGGAGATGGCGTGGTGGGTCAACAACCTTTTATTCCCGGAAGTGATGAATACACCTATAGCAGTGGTACAGCGTTAGAAACCCCCGTTGGTGTCATGCAAGGTCAATACATTTTACTGGATGAGAAAGGCCAAGAGTTTGTCACTGAAATTGAGCCTTTCAGGCTCGCTCTACCTAACATCCTCAACTAG